In the Muricauda sp. MAR_2010_75 genome, one interval contains:
- a CDS encoding VOC family protein yields the protein MYNRIAHIALIVRDYDDAIQFYTQKLDFILLEDTKIDESKRWVVIAPTGAKECSLLLAKAANEEQFARIGDQTGGRVGFFLFTDDFRRDYDKLVNRGITFVRPPKKEPYGVVAVFQDLYGNLWDLLEPNGKNKGVIR from the coding sequence ATGTACAATAGAATTGCCCATATCGCTTTGATTGTAAGAGACTATGATGATGCAATCCAATTCTATACGCAAAAACTGGATTTTATTCTTCTTGAGGACACCAAGATCGATGAATCCAAGAGATGGGTGGTCATTGCCCCAACAGGAGCGAAAGAATGTAGCCTTTTGTTGGCCAAGGCCGCAAATGAAGAGCAATTTGCCAGAATTGGGGATCAAACTGGAGGAAGGGTCGGTTTTTTCCTTTTTACCGATGATTTCAGGCGAGATTATGACAAACTGGTGAATCGGGGAATAACCTTTGTAAGACCGCCGAAAAAGGAACCTTACGGAGTTGTGGCCGTATTTCAAGATCTTTATGGTAATTTATGGGACCTACTGGAACCCAATGGGAAAAATAAGGGCGTGATCAGATAA
- a CDS encoding PRTRC system ThiF family protein, which translates to MKDRIHIAPNYFFNPTHPITISLIGVGGNGSLMLARLARMDHALRQTGHPGLHVRAFDGDVVEPMNIGRQLFTPHDLGQNKVVNALTKINRAFGLQWEGIPMNAMTFGDDIRSNIIVTCVDNAKYRTALSLALQHPYRGSEYRTMFYWIDIGNGSDTGQFVLGSLFEEDRKLDDGSLECVSGLKKITDLFPNLEDHDTESQQGRGCAYADRLMEQSLYINDVLVAHASDCLFRLLSHRQLSVHGGFVNLKSGTVNPIKV; encoded by the coding sequence ATGAAAGATAGGATACATATCGCCCCCAATTATTTCTTCAATCCCACACACCCGATCACAATCTCGTTAATAGGGGTAGGTGGAAATGGCTCCCTTATGCTCGCAAGGTTGGCAAGGATGGACCATGCCCTTCGCCAAACGGGACATCCCGGACTGCACGTCAGGGCATTTGACGGGGATGTTGTCGAACCCATGAACATCGGGAGACAATTGTTCACCCCCCATGACCTTGGACAGAACAAGGTGGTCAATGCCCTGACCAAGATCAACCGTGCCTTTGGGCTGCAATGGGAAGGAATACCGATGAATGCCATGACCTTTGGGGATGATATCAGATCGAACATCATCGTGACCTGTGTGGACAATGCCAAGTACAGGACGGCACTTTCTTTGGCCTTGCAGCACCCATATAGGGGTTCCGAATATAGGACAATGTTCTACTGGATCGACATCGGCAACGGTAGTGACACGGGGCAGTTCGTTCTTGGTAGCCTGTTCGAGGAAGATAGAAAATTGGACGATGGTTCTTTGGAGTGCGTAAGCGGACTGAAGAAGATAACCGACCTTTTTCCGAATTTGGAAGACCACGATACCGAATCCCAACAGGGAAGGGGATGCGCCTACGCCGATCGGTTGATGGAACAGTCCCTTTATATCAACGATGTCTTGGTGGCCCACGCATCGGACTGCCTGTTCAGGTTGTTGTCGCACAGGCAACTATCCGTCCACGGGGGATTTGTGAACCTCAAAAGTGGAACGGTCAACCCTATAAAAGTCTAG
- a CDS encoding class I SAM-dependent DNA methyltransferase — protein sequence MPTQLFEEHIIDLNFSMFDKDKKKSGVLLTDSFEQLNFELVSPNILFALETAKKKFQADAVFFRYFNDGRSFVPQLYLFDYTHKSLTNEDRNRIHIQMWNGYQVPAYIIIEKSSVSIFDSRKRPKEDKNSYTKEILTLTGEAIKNYNAKEFDTGLFWDEQNEKQNFRFEESATRDLIRGLKEIFRSFVEESELDRHVALKLLVQSLLIKYLEERDEKSASGYFAGTYFKKNFQCSNFCDTIRKGKLLDLLDKLANDFNGKIFEWHQENEIEARKAIQQTEVRKLADYLDGNIKDSQYIIWRLYSFTHLPVEVISSVYEELLTDSKDIVYTPEMIVSTLVDECMPIKSCQKDFKIIDVSCGSGIFLVKTYKRIVQWWRFEEWKKTGKLVKPSLPVLKELLLNNIYGVDIEPDAIRLSVFSLALAILDEVDLDPPTWGKLKFPDLSENIITQDFFEFIMTKPNANFDLVIGNPPFNLPAVNGKEPSRKKHFKELMKKGYECEIRIPDENPALHFLVQSLKLLKQEGLLCLIEPSGPLLYQKDLSFKQDLFSQYNLLQVIDFTKLADKLWGRKNVATAAVFIQKSSPDNEDVLHLVANRTFSNSNRIFLEFDYYDFHLVSKDDTINSPYVWKANLLGGGRLSQLIKKLSNASTLGSYLREKRKYSGWVFGDGFIKGKPDSELTDSDFEKKKGGYTTAEHLTGALSFEPEDFDEKGIHRTFINTDKYYQWPRNEKIFEPPLLLIKKNIGKHSIPVLFYDQHITYKNEIIGIHAPIEDVDSLISLGDVIRNNEMYRFYLTATSSRAGVSRSKSTLLQKDVFNLPYLGDLHISEVDHIIIKDIINNHLSEERLSNDTSITDIVLYSDIFVKTLNSVYQNSKTFQLFKIIDAGKFFALHFEYSSEVLNPQTENAYDIEEYIETVIPLRNEQTKSYHIQKIIKIYGHDSVILAKPKQLRYWSPSIALRDADETFADYFKSRHIDA from the coding sequence ATGCCTACACAACTATTTGAGGAACATATCATTGATTTGAACTTCTCCATGTTCGACAAGGACAAGAAGAAGAGTGGTGTGTTGTTGACCGATAGTTTTGAACAATTAAATTTCGAATTAGTATCCCCAAATATTCTTTTTGCTTTAGAAACAGCTAAGAAGAAATTTCAAGCGGATGCCGTTTTCTTTAGATATTTCAATGATGGGAGGTCGTTTGTTCCTCAACTGTATTTATTTGATTATACCCACAAAAGCCTAACAAATGAGGACAGGAATAGAATTCATATTCAAATGTGGAATGGCTATCAGGTTCCTGCATACATAATCATCGAAAAATCTTCGGTAAGCATCTTTGATTCTAGAAAAAGACCAAAAGAAGACAAGAATAGTTACACCAAAGAAATACTGACTTTAACAGGCGAAGCTATTAAGAATTATAATGCCAAGGAGTTTGATACTGGCTTATTTTGGGATGAGCAAAATGAAAAACAAAATTTTCGTTTTGAGGAATCTGCTACAAGAGATTTAATCAGAGGCTTAAAGGAAATTTTTAGAAGCTTTGTTGAAGAGTCGGAATTAGACAGACACGTTGCTTTAAAGCTCTTGGTCCAGAGCCTCCTTATTAAGTATCTTGAGGAAAGAGATGAGAAAAGTGCCAGTGGTTATTTCGCAGGAACATACTTTAAAAAGAATTTCCAATGTTCCAATTTTTGTGATACCATCAGAAAAGGAAAATTATTGGACCTACTGGATAAATTGGCCAATGACTTTAACGGTAAAATATTCGAATGGCATCAAGAGAATGAGATTGAAGCAAGAAAAGCTATACAGCAGACAGAAGTTCGAAAACTTGCAGATTATCTGGATGGAAATATCAAGGATAGTCAATATATAATCTGGCGGCTATATTCTTTTACTCATTTACCTGTCGAGGTAATCAGTTCGGTTTATGAAGAGTTACTAACTGACAGCAAGGATATAGTTTATACACCTGAAATGATTGTCAGCACTTTGGTTGATGAATGCATGCCAATAAAGTCTTGTCAAAAGGACTTTAAAATAATTGATGTCAGTTGTGGGTCTGGAATTTTTCTCGTCAAAACCTATAAGAGAATTGTTCAATGGTGGCGATTTGAAGAATGGAAAAAGACAGGTAAGCTCGTTAAGCCTTCTTTACCAGTTTTAAAAGAGCTTTTGCTCAATAATATATATGGTGTTGATATTGAACCTGACGCCATTCGGCTATCTGTGTTTAGCCTGGCTCTAGCTATTCTGGACGAAGTTGACCTAGACCCTCCAACTTGGGGTAAATTGAAATTCCCTGACCTAAGTGAAAACATTATCACTCAGGATTTCTTTGAATTCATCATGACAAAGCCAAATGCAAATTTTGATTTGGTAATTGGTAATCCTCCATTTAACCTTCCCGCCGTGAATGGAAAAGAACCAAGCAGAAAAAAGCATTTTAAGGAATTAATGAAAAAGGGTTATGAATGTGAAATAAGAATTCCAGACGAAAATCCAGCATTACATTTCTTAGTTCAATCATTAAAGCTTCTCAAACAGGAAGGTTTACTGTGTTTGATTGAACCATCAGGCCCATTGCTATACCAAAAAGACCTAAGCTTTAAACAAGATTTATTTAGCCAATATAACCTTTTGCAAGTAATAGACTTTACCAAGCTTGCAGACAAGTTATGGGGTAGGAAAAATGTTGCTACTGCTGCTGTTTTTATTCAAAAGTCTTCACCTGACAATGAAGATGTATTGCATCTGGTAGCAAATCGTACCTTCTCGAATAGTAATCGGATATTCTTAGAATTTGATTATTATGATTTCCATCTGGTTTCAAAGGATGATACAATTAATAGTCCATATGTATGGAAAGCAAATTTACTAGGTGGCGGAAGATTATCTCAATTGATTAAAAAGCTATCAAACGCAAGTACACTTGGGAGTTATTTGAGAGAAAAAAGAAAATACAGCGGATGGGTTTTTGGTGATGGCTTTATTAAAGGCAAACCTGATAGTGAATTAACAGATTCAGATTTTGAAAAGAAAAAAGGTGGCTACACGACAGCTGAGCACTTAACAGGCGCTTTATCTTTTGAACCAGAGGATTTTGACGAAAAAGGTATCCATAGAACATTTATAAATACGGACAAATATTATCAATGGCCAAGAAATGAGAAAATCTTTGAACCCCCTCTTCTATTGATAAAAAAGAACATTGGCAAGCACAGCATCCCTGTATTGTTTTATGATCAACACATAACTTATAAAAATGAAATAATAGGAATTCACGCACCTATTGAAGATGTAGATTCTTTGATATCTCTTGGAGATGTTATAAGAAACAATGAAATGTATAGGTTTTATCTAACTGCAACCAGTTCCCGAGCTGGTGTTAGCAGATCTAAATCAACTTTATTGCAAAAAGATGTATTCAATCTTCCTTATCTTGGAGATTTGCACATTTCAGAAGTTGATCACATAATTATTAAGGATATCATTAACAACCATTTATCCGAAGAAAGATTATCTAACGACACCTCAATAACAGACATTGTTTTATACTCTGATATCTTCGTGAAAACCCTGAATAGTGTTTATCAAAATTCAAAAACATTTCAATTATTCAAAATCATAGATGCAGGAAAATTCTTTGCTCTACATTTTGAGTATTCCTCGGAAGTACTAAATCCTCAGACCGAAAACGCTTATGATATTGAGGAATATATAGAAACGGTTATTCCATTGAGAAATGAACAAACTAAAAGCTACCACATTCAAAAGATTATTAAAATCTATGGGCACGATTCCGTAATATTGGCAAAACCAAAACAGTTACGCTATTGGTCACCATCTATCGCATTAAGAGATGCAGACGAAACTTTTGCAGACTACTTCAAATCTCGTCACATAGATGCTTAA
- a CDS encoding PRTRC system protein C, producing the protein MKITNITRKYLFLNGNREKIELEDIDPEMGHERIMEHYSALYPELTNANVMDKGIIDGFHEVHFQSLAGTKG; encoded by the coding sequence ATGAAGATCACTAACATAACAAGAAAGTACCTTTTCCTGAACGGTAACAGGGAGAAGATCGAACTGGAGGACATCGACCCCGAAATGGGACATGAACGGATCATGGAGCATTATTCCGCACTATATCCCGAACTGACCAATGCCAATGTCATGGACAAGGGCATTATCGATGGGTTCCATGAGGTGCACTTCCAATCATTGGCGGGAACCAAAGGTTGA
- a CDS encoding GNAT family N-acetyltransferase, whose product MTDFSFCTYLSDLAIDVSYQKKGIGKELIRRTKMEAPEAKLILLAAPEAISYYPKIGMAQYEHCYFLDKIENLNR is encoded by the coding sequence CTGACCGATTTTTCGTTTTGTACCTACTTGTCCGATTTGGCCATTGATGTATCCTATCAGAAAAAAGGGATAGGGAAAGAGTTGATTAGACGGACCAAAATGGAAGCACCAGAAGCCAAATTAATTTTATTGGCCGCCCCAGAAGCTATTTCTTATTACCCGAAAATCGGAATGGCCCAATATGAACATTGTTATTTTTTGGACAAGATTGAAAATTTAAATAGATAA